One stretch of Deinococcus sp. LM3 DNA includes these proteins:
- a CDS encoding ribonuclease H-like domain-containing protein encodes MHVPAPDLITPLPGIVSVHATADGAVDVWRRDPVTGEGRVQRTRQRGWIYARNVDELLHLGSRLTVAPGPAPMHAAFHAQDLAPDGPVDPRAYRYLLSGPSPRQLEGEIQRGAVTARSLKARPALGDLNGYLRVGYAEQYLITTGQTYHQGLTFDQPVRLQFDLETTALSPDEGRLFLIAVRDNRGLDTLLEARRPVQEPEIIEAFLALVQERDPDVIENHFIHGFDLPFLAARARRHGIPFRLGRSGDGVPWTVDDGSRVPMWVCPGREILDTLDAVRRLNLPSSGLKAAARHFGIAPEGRVYLEGAEIVSTYRDHPARVRQYARQDVQEVDDLARIVLAPSFALARLTPRPYHRLTRAGPAKGVLEPMLIRAYVEAGRPFPASERGHLEPHRGGHVQLHAEGVLRHVVKADVASMYPSIIRAEGIGPLQDELGVFHRIVSDLRMLANPAVAAGVIRHLMLRLSGTLPHGRRAVSIMKG; translated from the coding sequence GTGCACGTTCCCGCCCCCGACCTGATCACCCCCCTGCCGGGCATCGTCTCAGTGCACGCCACGGCGGACGGCGCGGTGGACGTCTGGCGGCGCGACCCGGTCACCGGTGAGGGGCGCGTGCAGCGCACCCGGCAGCGCGGCTGGATCTACGCCCGGAACGTCGATGAGCTGCTGCACCTCGGGAGCCGACTGACCGTCGCTCCTGGCCCAGCTCCAATGCACGCAGCCTTCCATGCCCAGGACCTCGCTCCGGACGGGCCGGTGGATCCCCGCGCCTACCGCTACCTCCTGAGCGGTCCCAGTCCCCGGCAACTGGAAGGGGAGATCCAGCGGGGCGCCGTCACCGCCCGCAGCCTGAAGGCGAGACCTGCTCTTGGTGACCTCAATGGGTACCTCCGAGTGGGCTACGCGGAGCAGTACCTCATCACCACCGGGCAGACGTACCACCAGGGACTGACCTTCGATCAGCCCGTCCGCCTGCAGTTCGACCTGGAAACCACGGCGCTGAGCCCCGACGAGGGCCGCCTGTTCCTGATCGCCGTGCGCGACAACCGCGGCCTGGACACCCTGCTCGAAGCCAGGCGCCCCGTGCAGGAGCCCGAGATCATCGAGGCGTTCCTGGCCCTGGTGCAGGAGCGTGACCCGGACGTCATCGAGAACCACTTCATCCACGGCTTCGACCTGCCGTTCCTGGCCGCCCGCGCCCGGCGACACGGCATTCCCTTCCGGCTCGGCCGGTCCGGAGACGGCGTGCCCTGGACGGTCGACGACGGGAGCCGCGTGCCGATGTGGGTCTGCCCCGGGCGGGAGATCCTCGACACGCTCGACGCCGTCCGCCGGTTGAATCTGCCGTCCAGTGGCCTGAAGGCCGCCGCGCGGCACTTTGGCATCGCCCCGGAAGGCCGCGTCTACCTGGAAGGGGCGGAGATCGTGAGCACCTACCGCGACCACCCGGCCCGCGTGCGGCAGTACGCGCGGCAGGACGTGCAGGAGGTGGACGATCTGGCCCGCATCGTGCTGGCCCCGAGTTTCGCGCTGGCCCGCCTGACGCCCCGCCCGTACCACCGCCTGACCCGCGCCGGGCCTGCCAAGGGCGTGCTCGAACCCATGCTGATCCGCGCATATGTCGAAGCAGGTCGGCCCTTCCCTGCGTCGGAACGGGGGCACCTCGAACCGCACAGGGGTGGGCACGTGCAATTGCACGCCGAGGGCGTCCTGCGGCACGTCGTCAAGGCGGACGTGGCGAGCATGTACCCCAGCATCATCCGCGCCGAGGGCATCGGGCCACTCCAGGACGAACTTGGCGTCTTCCACCGGATCGTGAGTGACCTGCGTATGCTGGCTAATCCGGCAGTCGCCGCTGGAGTTATCCGGCACCTCATGCTGAGGTTATCCGGCACTCTCCCCCACGGCAGACGAGCTGTGTCCATTATGAAAGGCTGA
- a CDS encoding transposase yields the protein MAFKIDERTLADWVRKAGEHAQRVHEHLVCQGQLHLGQVQADELWCRTQRGVRWLATAVCVSSRLLLWGALAAERTHALIAEVVNQVHCAAQLQSPVLWATDGYGAWKTQVLRMFRTPRHTGRRGRPALVPWAELHIVQVVKRTSRDRIERRIAFGDLFEALHLIEASQGRPGTVNTAFVERLNATLRTWLPALVRRSRHAGSDGERLERHFFLVLAAYNLIRPHRSLRVQVNGRWVDRTPGMAAGVTDHAWTVAELLRYRIEPFVEAA from the coding sequence ATGGCCTTCAAGATCGACGAGCGCACACTGGCCGACTGGGTGAGGAAAGCCGGTGAACACGCGCAGCGTGTTCACGAGCACCTTGTCTGTCAGGGCCAGTTGCATCTCGGGCAGGTGCAGGCGGACGAACTCTGGTGTCGGACCCAACGGGGCGTGCGGTGGCTGGCAACGGCCGTCTGCGTCTCCTCACGACTGCTCCTGTGGGGTGCGTTGGCTGCTGAGCGAACGCACGCCCTGATCGCCGAGGTCGTGAATCAGGTGCACTGCGCTGCACAGCTTCAATCACCAGTGCTGTGGGCAACAGATGGATACGGCGCGTGGAAAACACAGGTTCTCAGGATGTTCCGGACGCCGCGGCACACTGGGCGCCGTGGGCGCCCAGCGTTGGTGCCCTGGGCGGAGTTGCACATCGTGCAGGTCGTGAAACGAACCTCCCGTGACCGAATCGAGCGACGCATCGCATTCGGTGATCTCTTCGAAGCGCTGCACCTGATCGAAGCGTCGCAAGGTCGCCCGGGTACCGTGAACACCGCATTCGTGGAACGGTTGAACGCGACCCTCCGGACGTGGTTGCCGGCACTGGTCCGTCGCTCCCGGCATGCCGGGAGCGACGGCGAGCGACTGGAACGTCACTTCTTCCTGGTGTTGGCGGCGTACAACCTCATTCGTCCACATCGGTCACTTCGGGTGCAGGTGAATGGTCGGTGGGTGGATCGAACGCCGGGGATGGCCGCAGGTGTGACGGATCACGCCTGGACGGTCGCGGAACTGCTCCGCTATCGGATCGAACCGTTTGTTGAAGCCGCATGA
- a CDS encoding transposase: MIGAITTGGQFLHHTHRGAVRSAQVVEFLGHVLRHVAGEVVVVLDRAMIHRSKAVQAFVQQHERLSLVYLPPYAPELNPIELIWADLKRVGPQDSVELNHAASTNGSIR; encoded by the coding sequence GTGATTGGTGCCATCACCACAGGTGGACAGTTTCTGCACCACACGCACCGCGGCGCGGTGCGCTCAGCGCAGGTCGTGGAGTTCCTTGGGCATGTCTTGCGCCACGTGGCGGGCGAAGTCGTCGTGGTACTGGATCGAGCCATGATCCACCGGTCAAAAGCCGTTCAGGCATTCGTGCAGCAGCACGAACGCCTGTCATTGGTCTACCTGCCGCCGTATGCGCCGGAACTGAACCCAATTGAATTGATCTGGGCGGATCTCAAGCGGGTAGGACCACAGGACAGCGTGGAGTTGAATCATGCGGCTTCAACAAACGGTTCGATCCGATAG
- a CDS encoding winged helix-turn-helix domain-containing protein translates to MTVPPWRPSRLTRNQLEERRLAAQPALNDPRRTTRDLAQQFGVAEVTIRAWRSRIRRNGEDALRASRATGRPEKLTGAQQDEIGLILDGDARLHGFETSGWTTPKIRHVIGVTYGIWLDGAHLSRKLKRWGFSYQRPAVRAVERNEDDIASWVRVHRDALGKKSP, encoded by the coding sequence GTGACCGTGCCTCCCTGGCGACCCAGCCGCCTCACACGCAACCAACTGGAAGAACGACGTCTCGCCGCTCAACCTGCACTGAACGACCCCCGTCGCACGACCCGTGACCTGGCGCAGCAGTTCGGCGTTGCTGAAGTCACGATCCGGGCCTGGCGGTCCCGGATCAGACGGAACGGCGAGGACGCGCTGCGCGCGTCCCGCGCCACCGGCCGCCCCGAGAAGCTCACGGGCGCACAGCAGGACGAGATTGGCCTGATCCTGGATGGTGATGCCCGATTACACGGCTTCGAGACCAGTGGGTGGACCACGCCGAAAATCCGGCATGTGATCGGTGTGACGTACGGCATCTGGCTTGATGGCGCGCATCTGTCGCGAAAACTGAAACGCTGGGGGTTCTCGTATCAGCGGCCCGCGGTGCGGGCCGTCGAGCGCAATGAAGACGACATTGCCAGCTGGGTGCGCGTCCACCGGGACGCGCTGGGAAAAAAAAGTCCGTGA
- a CDS encoding CHAT domain-containing protein, which produces MTANTPDAPLWVEREVKAIKEALWGSAHRNALALQVHPAAAGREFLPQLDRNRPQLLHFSGHGDLDGLCFVGETGDMEVQANTLVVEALRLSPGLRLAVFVSCHSETLARAAIQHVDAAIGMKREVADADAPIFSAALYQALSQGRHLQDAFDMAIWALNTDGGDADIPVLVTRQGVDPVSVAFQQRLSALM; this is translated from the coding sequence TTGACCGCCAATACCCCGGATGCACCTCTGTGGGTCGAACGAGAGGTGAAAGCGATCAAAGAGGCGCTGTGGGGCTCAGCCCATAGAAACGCACTGGCCTTGCAGGTGCACCCGGCCGCTGCAGGTCGGGAGTTCCTGCCTCAACTGGACCGGAACAGACCGCAACTGCTGCACTTCAGCGGTCATGGCGATCTCGACGGCCTGTGCTTCGTTGGCGAAACCGGCGACATGGAAGTTCAAGCCAATACGTTGGTCGTTGAAGCCTTACGCCTCAGCCCAGGACTACGCCTAGCCGTCTTCGTGTCCTGTCATTCCGAAACGCTGGCGCGCGCGGCCATTCAACATGTCGACGCGGCCATTGGCATGAAGCGTGAAGTCGCGGACGCAGACGCCCCCATCTTCTCTGCGGCGCTTTACCAGGCATTGTCTCAAGGTCGCCACTTGCAAGACGCCTTCGACATGGCGATTTGGGCTCTGAACACCGATGGGGGTGACGCCGACATTCCCGTGCTGGTGACCCGTCAAGGCGTGGATCCCGTCTCCGTGGCCTTCCAGCAACGACTGTCGGCCTTGATGTAG
- a CDS encoding NAD(P)/FAD-dependent oxidoreductase, with protein sequence MTDHAAPVVPDTSLLDVLIVGGGFAGLSAALYTARGMKSGILISSGPSRNAPSPHAGGVFSRDRRPPEEILAAARDDLRPYDFPVMEAEVTAISGGNGDFTATLSTGETVRARKVILATGVRDVLPGTPAGLREQWGRGVHHCPYCYGWELRGGQVAVHLPGLSGVGGVQSGLYPQKLTRDVLVCADGAADLTPAHRALLLEHGVTLIEEPLVRVDGRAGGGVTLTFQSGLTVDRDVLYAHGRRELRAELAEALGCEVTTSGITVDAQQMTTVPGVYACGDVTKGNQIAFAVAGGAMAAMQAAYAIFYDTLPDGARVAVPA encoded by the coding sequence GTGACCGATCACGCTGCCCCTGTTGTTCCTGACACGTCCCTGCTCGACGTCCTGATCGTGGGCGGGGGCTTCGCGGGCCTGAGCGCGGCCCTGTATACCGCGCGCGGCATGAAGTCGGGCATCCTCATTTCCAGCGGGCCGAGCCGGAATGCGCCCAGTCCGCACGCGGGTGGGGTGTTCAGCCGCGACCGGCGCCCGCCGGAGGAGATCCTGGCGGCCGCGCGGGATGACCTGCGCCCCTACGACTTCCCGGTCATGGAGGCGGAGGTCACGGCGATCTCGGGCGGGAACGGGGACTTCACCGCGACGCTCTCGACGGGTGAGACCGTGCGGGCCCGCAAGGTGATCCTGGCGACCGGAGTGCGGGACGTCCTGCCCGGCACCCCGGCAGGCCTGCGCGAGCAGTGGGGGCGGGGCGTGCACCACTGCCCGTACTGCTACGGCTGGGAATTGCGGGGCGGCCAGGTGGCGGTGCACCTGCCGGGCCTGAGTGGCGTGGGCGGCGTGCAGAGCGGCCTGTACCCCCAGAAGCTCACGCGGGACGTGCTCGTGTGCGCCGACGGAGCGGCAGACCTGACCCCGGCGCACCGCGCCCTGTTGCTGGAGCACGGCGTGACCCTGATTGAGGAACCCCTGGTCCGCGTGGACGGCCGCGCCGGGGGCGGCGTGACCCTGACCTTCCAGAGTGGCCTGACAGTGGACCGGGACGTGCTGTACGCCCACGGGCGCCGGGAACTCCGCGCGGAACTCGCCGAGGCGCTGGGCTGCGAGGTCACGACAAGCGGGATCACGGTGGACGCGCAGCAGATGACGACCGTGCCGGGCGTGTACGCGTGCGGAGACGTCACCAAAGGCAACCAGATCGCGTTCGCGGTGGCGGGCGGCGCGATGGCGGCCATGCAGGCGGCGTACGCGATCTTCTACGACACCCTGCCGGACGGGGCGCGGGTGGCGGTCCCGGCGTGA
- a CDS encoding GIY-YIG nuclease family protein — protein MTGRPGGYVYVMRTPATIEGLCKIGFTRGAVGDTSTLERRRAEVSAATGAPGPYTVEKFQYFEDCRAAEQFIHEFLWEFHFYAEFFWIPDESYIDAAFGEASRQRSFYFGSASRSRRFTSVRGGQRWADDIQVNRPVRAHFDYVHGLRRMGQDPRHGERLLLRAAGQLLPAALTRGEVKIIRALRWLGLFHASEQLYEPYREPRTWPGLSEVARAYRRSSEAVRYFTVAAQQGDFISWGLLGQHHLARGDTAGAAEAFTKFVFEVADVFRTKGVYFESDIFSPRDSREIGEVITDGELTMQILAAASDHVLTGALPPFPFEARVILAPLLARSSYTRWSMPSSIPYRQAFAGLRHGPDLPVQPEPPRPRFIIRSAVRKP, from the coding sequence GTGACCGGCAGGCCGGGCGGGTACGTGTACGTCATGCGGACCCCGGCGACCATCGAGGGTCTGTGCAAGATCGGGTTCACCCGGGGAGCCGTGGGGGACACCTCCACCCTGGAGCGGCGCCGGGCAGAGGTCTCGGCGGCGACGGGCGCCCCGGGCCCTTACACCGTTGAGAAGTTTCAGTATTTCGAAGACTGCAGGGCGGCCGAACAGTTCATACACGAGTTCCTGTGGGAATTCCATTTCTACGCCGAGTTCTTCTGGATTCCTGACGAGTCGTACATCGACGCGGCGTTCGGTGAGGCGTCCAGGCAGCGTTCCTTTTACTTCGGCAGCGCGTCACGATCGCGCCGCTTTACCTCTGTGCGCGGCGGTCAGCGGTGGGCTGACGACATTCAGGTGAACCGTCCGGTTCGGGCGCACTTCGACTACGTGCATGGGCTGCGCAGGATGGGTCAGGATCCCCGGCATGGGGAGCGCCTGCTGCTGCGCGCCGCCGGTCAGTTGCTTCCCGCAGCCTTGACACGGGGGGAAGTCAAGATCATCCGGGCGCTGCGGTGGCTGGGCCTCTTTCACGCCTCGGAGCAGCTGTACGAGCCGTACCGAGAGCCCAGGACGTGGCCCGGGCTTTCGGAAGTCGCTCGGGCGTACCGGCGCTCCAGTGAAGCCGTTCGGTACTTCACGGTCGCGGCGCAGCAGGGTGACTTCATCTCCTGGGGCCTGCTGGGACAGCATCACTTGGCGAGAGGCGACACTGCTGGTGCCGCGGAGGCGTTCACGAAGTTCGTGTTTGAGGTGGCCGACGTGTTCCGGACGAAAGGGGTGTACTTCGAGTCGGACATCTTCTCCCCACGCGACTCCCGGGAAATTGGGGAAGTCATCACGGATGGGGAGTTGACCATGCAGATCCTCGCGGCCGCGTCCGATCATGTCCTGACCGGCGCGCTCCCTCCGTTTCCATTTGAAGCCAGGGTGATTCTTGCGCCCCTCCTGGCCCGCTCCAGTTACACCCGCTGGTCTATGCCGTCCTCCATCCCGTACCGCCAGGCGTTCGCTGGACTCCGGCATGGGCCGGACCTTCCCGTTCAGCCGGAGCCGCCGAGGCCGCGCTTTATCATCCGCAGTGCGGTCCGGAAACCGTAA
- a CDS encoding LytS/YhcK type 5TM receptor domain-containing protein has protein sequence MFRELFLNLCLLISLHYLLRFTFRSWPIATRGPHHTLRLAAFAASAVILMLFPAQVAPGVIVDLRAVPIAFVTLQFGLLAGLLVELPLLLYRAWIGGIGLYVALPSILGVVLTAALVRRYVPPVGPLFWRHWPSVILIFLFKGSRHGSALAVR, from the coding sequence ATGTTCCGGGAACTGTTTCTGAACCTCTGCCTCCTCATCAGCCTCCACTACCTCCTGCGCTTCACCTTCCGCTCCTGGCCCATCGCCACCCGCGGCCCCCACCACACCCTCCGCCTCGCGGCCTTCGCCGCCTCCGCCGTCATCCTCATGCTCTTCCCCGCGCAGGTCGCCCCCGGCGTCATCGTCGACCTACGCGCCGTTCCCATCGCCTTCGTCACCCTGCAGTTCGGGCTCCTCGCCGGTCTCCTCGTCGAACTCCCCCTCCTGCTCTACCGCGCCTGGATCGGCGGCATCGGCCTCTACGTCGCCCTCCCCAGCATCCTCGGCGTCGTGCTCACCGCCGCACTCGTCCGCCGGTATGTCCCGCCCGTCGGGCCGCTCTTCTGGCGGCACTGGCCGAGTGTGATCCTGATCTTCCTGTTCAAGGGGTCACGACACGGATCAGCCCTGGCTGTACGCTAA